The following proteins come from a genomic window of Hymenobacter canadensis:
- a CDS encoding ABC transporter permease gives MTKIAIISIAMGVAVMIVSFAILEGFRNEIQSKIFSFGAHLQISKYDTNNSLEVEPIGGPRLVKELHRFPQVQTIQPFARKTAIIKTKDEVLGVVLKGISEEDGQSPMRENLQTGKFLTFPDSAASNDILLSRKVADKLRLKVGDDALFYFIQNPPRVRKFTVKGIYQTGLDEFDEVYVIGDIRQIRDLNAWPDSLVGGVEVVLKDFNRLDPVAENLYENLRYDLKLDKITDQYAQLFDWLQLLNRNVIIFLILIIFVATFNMVATIFIMILERTNMIGVLKAVGATDRQIRSMFFFRGLSLTLRGMLYGNLVGLGFCALQYYTHLIPLDPENYYMDRVPIFWDPKIIVILNAAVFATSLLAVLVPTYLISRIKPVTAIKFD, from the coding sequence GTGACAAAGATAGCCATCATCAGCATTGCCATGGGCGTTGCGGTGATGATCGTGTCTTTTGCTATCCTCGAAGGATTTCGCAACGAAATCCAAAGCAAGATCTTTTCCTTTGGCGCGCACCTGCAGATCAGCAAGTACGACACCAACAACTCGCTGGAGGTGGAACCCATCGGCGGCCCCCGCCTGGTAAAAGAGCTCCACCGCTTCCCGCAGGTGCAGACCATCCAGCCCTTCGCCCGCAAAACGGCCATCATCAAAACCAAGGATGAGGTGCTGGGCGTGGTGTTGAAAGGCATTTCGGAGGAAGATGGCCAGTCGCCGATGCGCGAAAACCTGCAGACCGGTAAGTTCCTGACCTTTCCCGATTCGGCGGCTTCCAACGACATTCTGCTCTCGCGCAAGGTGGCCGACAAGCTGCGCCTCAAGGTCGGCGACGACGCCCTGTTCTATTTCATTCAGAATCCGCCGCGGGTGCGCAAGTTCACCGTGAAAGGCATCTACCAAACCGGCCTCGACGAGTTTGATGAGGTGTATGTCATCGGCGACATCCGCCAGATCCGGGACCTGAACGCCTGGCCCGACTCGCTGGTGGGCGGCGTGGAAGTGGTGCTCAAGGACTTCAACCGCCTCGACCCGGTAGCGGAAAACCTCTACGAAAACCTGCGCTACGACCTCAAGCTGGACAAAATTACGGACCAGTACGCGCAGCTCTTCGACTGGCTGCAGCTGCTCAACCGCAACGTCATCATCTTCCTGATCCTGATCATCTTCGTGGCCACGTTCAACATGGTGGCCACCATCTTCATCATGATTCTGGAGCGCACCAACATGATTGGGGTGCTGAAAGCCGTGGGCGCCACCGACCGCCAGATCCGCAGTATGTTCTTCTTCCGGGGCTTGAGCCTCACGCTGCGCGGCATGCTCTACGGCAACCTTGTGGGGCTGGGCTTCTGCGCGCTGCAGTACTACACCCACCTCATCCCGCTCGACCCCGAGAACTACTACATGGACCGGGTTCCGATTTTCTGGGACCCCAAAATCATTGTCATTCTCAACGCCGCCGTGTTTGCCACCTCGCTGCTGGCCGTGCTGGTGCCCACCTACCTCATCTCGCGTATCAAGCCCGTCACGGCTATTAAGTTCGACTAG
- a CDS encoding peptidoglycan DD-metalloendopeptidase family protein — protein MLADLLERHQHEFHPVLPVDLNAPDVVRLDFTAHNPVVRDADLRDTAAFETLVTELLADQNAHIGVGGYLENRVIYRRSPGLFGDPAVPARSLHLGVDVWLRAGTPVLAPLDATVHSVQDNDNFGDYGPTVILQHTLEDTTFYTLYGHLSRRETALLRPGMAIEKGQTFTEVGPAPENGDWPPHLHFQVIADLQGRSGDFPGVALPEEREQWATLCPDPNLILQSRWL, from the coding sequence ATGCTTGCTGATCTGCTCGAACGCCACCAACACGAATTCCACCCCGTCCTGCCCGTCGACCTGAATGCCCCCGACGTGGTCCGCCTCGATTTCACCGCCCACAACCCCGTAGTGCGCGACGCCGACCTGCGCGACACGGCCGCTTTCGAGACGCTGGTTACAGAGCTGCTGGCCGACCAGAATGCGCATATCGGCGTGGGTGGCTACCTCGAAAACCGCGTCATCTACCGCCGCAGCCCCGGCCTGTTCGGCGACCCGGCCGTGCCCGCCCGCTCCCTGCACCTGGGCGTGGATGTGTGGCTGCGCGCCGGCACGCCGGTATTGGCCCCGCTGGATGCCACCGTGCACAGCGTCCAGGACAACGACAACTTCGGCGACTACGGCCCCACCGTCATCCTGCAGCACACCCTCGAAGACACCACGTTCTACACCCTCTACGGCCACCTGAGCCGCCGCGAAACCGCGCTGCTACGCCCCGGCATGGCTATCGAAAAAGGCCAGACCTTCACCGAAGTCGGCCCGGCTCCCGAGAACGGCGACTGGCCGCCGCACCTGCATTTCCAGGTGATAGCCGACCTGCAGGGCCGCTCCGGCGACTTCCCCGGCGTGGCGTTGCCCGAGGAGCGCGAGCAGTGGGCTACTCTGTGCCCAGATCCGAACCTGATCCTGCAGAGCCGCTGGCTGTAA